The following proteins are encoded in a genomic region of Neovison vison isolate M4711 chromosome 12, ASM_NN_V1, whole genome shotgun sequence:
- the IL17REL gene encoding putative interleukin-17 receptor E-like has product MHAGRMLAGQAVVLLSLAWSAHRSLAVPQIAGCSLSCSQGFACKSRVNRNIFNSFCRPPPSSVSPSILEALTLSTAMKCAPPDGCSLLLRVQASLVLHESLRGLEACSMNLDTQETQCQSVRVSRASRRRQVGWQLQVHFDCFEVSVAQTLYVTLRTVPHFCGVQLDQQYHVEDCRDKDVRRNVPVCFAGKFSYWADRSRKVILVQVPEVPGAPDYYVRLCLKWFTCNDVGVPVRVTVNRMSRTVSLPYSQELPCLCLEGWFATPDAVRMQACPFEDETEALWDAIRYHPGDRALSWEPACPVRGHVSLCWRPGPGALCHNLEHSGRPAHGRVQYPLVDTQPRLCLKFSTSRGSWVRCPFQEGHFQAWKMTVQPAASRGHLRVTFFSPSAAHFQVHLCHQRETWPPACRPGPRATTLAPASSDFVTDLAVAFVDIPREEACVPNTCVQGWRTDVTFSAPHQLCDLHCTSTQGTAD; this is encoded by the exons ATGCACGCGGGCCGGATGCTGGCTGGGCAAGCAGTGGTGCTGCTCTCCCTGGCCTGGAGCGCGCACCGCAGCCTGGCCGTCCCCCAGATTGCAGGATGCAGCCTCTCCTGTTCGCAG GGCTTCGCCTGCAAGAGCCGAGTGAACC GGAACATTTTTAACAGCTTCTGCCGGCCACCCCCCTCGTCCGTGTCCCCATCGATCCTGGAGGCCCTGACACTCTCCACTGCCATGAAGTGTGCCCCCCCCGACGGCTGCTCCCTGCTCCTGCGCGTGCAGGCCTCCCTCGTGCTGCATG AGAGCCTGCGGGGCCTGGAGGCCTGCTCCATGAATCTGGACACCCAGGAGACTCAGTGTCAGAGCGTGCGGGTCTCCAGAGCCTCCCGCCGCCGGCAGGTGGGGTGGCAG CTGCAGGTGCATTTTGATTGCTTTGAAGTGAGCGTGGCTCAGACCCTCTACGTCACCCTGAGGACCGTCCCCCACTTCTGCGGGGTCCAACTGGACCAACAGTACCACGTGGAAG ACTGCAGAGACAAGGACGTGCGGAGGAACGTGCCCGTTTGCTTTG CCGGGAAGTTCTCCTACTGGGCGGACCGCAGCCGGAAGGTCATTCTGGTCCAGGTGCCCGAGGTCCCCGGGGCCCCCGACTACTACGTGCGGCTCTGCCTGAAGTGGTTCACCTGCAACGATGTGGGTGTCCCCGTGCGG GTGACCGTGAACCGGATGTCCCGCACCGTCTCTCTGCCCTACAGCCAGGAGCTGCCGTGCCTGTGCCTCGAG GGCTGGTTTGCGACCCCTGACGCCGTGCGGATGCAGGCCTGTCCCTTCGAAGATG AGACGGAGGCCCTGTGGGATGCTATCCGATACCACCCGGGGGACCgggcactgagctgggagcccgcaTGTCCCGTGAGGGGCCACGTGAGCCTGTGCTGGCGCCCGGGGCCAGGGGCCCTCTGCCACAACCTGGAGCACTCGGGCCGGCCGGCGCACGGCAGG GTACAGTATCCGCTGGTGGACACACAGCCCCGGCTCTGCCTGAAG TTCTCCACCAGCCGCGGCTCCTGGGTGCGATGCCCTTTCCAAGAGGGACACTTCCAAG ccTGGAAGATGACCGTCCAGCCAGCCGCCTCTCGGGGCCACCTCCGGGTCACCTTCTTCTCGCCCAGTGCCGCCCATTTCCAGGTGCACCTGTGTCACCAAAGGGAGACGTGGCCGCCTGCCTGCCGCCCAGGGCCCCGGGCCACGACCCTCGCCCCAGCCTCA AGTGACTTCGTGACTGACCTCGCAGTGGCCTTTGTGGACATTCCCAGGGAAGAGGCTTGTGTCCCCAACACCTGCGTCCAG GGCTGGAGGACTGACGTGACTTTCTCCGCCCCCCACCAGCTATGTGACCTGCATTGCA ccAGCACCCAGGGGACAGCGGACTGA